Proteins found in one Zea mays cultivar B73 chromosome 1, Zm-B73-REFERENCE-NAM-5.0, whole genome shotgun sequence genomic segment:
- the LOC100276249 gene encoding uncharacterized protein LOC100276249 precursor, with translation MSSGNKISVALLSVALVGLLLCHLATTASAHQKDIHVLGSVDGSSDGSSPESEGRVVYADMKLADTESDAPAPAPGPSSG, from the coding sequence ATGTCGTCCGGCAACAAGATCAGCGTGGCCTTGCTGAGCGTGGCCCTAGTGGGCCTGCTCCTCTGCCACCTCGCCACCACCGCCTCCGCCCACCAGAAAGACATCCACGTCCTCGGCAGCGTCGACGGCTCCAGCGACGGCAGCAGCCCCGAGTCCGAAGGCCGCGTCGTCTACGCGGACATGAAGCTGGCTGATACGGAATCCgatgcgccggcgccggcgccggggcCGTCGTCCGGTTGA